A single region of the Arthrobacter sp. zg-Y820 genome encodes:
- the glpK gene encoding glycerol kinase GlpK — protein MPDPTYIIAIDQGTTSSRAIVFNHDGEIVSTGQKEHEQILPRAGWVEHDPEEIWTNVREVVGTALSKANLTRHDIAAVGITNQRETAVVWDKTTGKPVYNAIVWQDTRTQPTVNEMAKDGGLDRYKERVGLPLATYFSGTKIKWILDNVEGARERAEAGDLLFGNTDSWIVWNLTGGTENGVHITDVTNASRTLFMNLETLTWDEEILKDFGVPMSMMPEIKSSSEVYGTVHGAQLLRETPVAGILGDQQAATFGQAAFSQGAAKNTYGTGCFLIFNTGEEIVRSENGLITTVAYQLGDAKPVYALEGSIAVTGSLVQWLRDNLGMIQSAAEIETLATEVTDNGGVYIVPAFSGLFAPHWRSDARGAIVGLTRFVNKNHIARAALEATAFQTREVLDAVNADSGVPLTELRVDGGMVANEALMQFQADILGVDVVRPKIVETTALGAAYAAGLAVGYWNDTDELAMKWAEDTRWTPQMEVSERDRQMRLWSKAVTKTFDWVDEDVL, from the coding sequence ATGCCTGACCCGACCTACATCATTGCCATTGACCAGGGCACCACCAGCAGCCGTGCCATCGTGTTCAACCACGACGGCGAAATCGTCTCGACCGGTCAGAAGGAACATGAGCAGATCCTCCCGCGTGCCGGCTGGGTGGAGCACGATCCCGAGGAAATCTGGACAAACGTCCGGGAAGTTGTGGGAACCGCGCTGTCAAAGGCGAACCTGACGCGGCACGACATCGCCGCCGTCGGCATCACCAACCAGCGCGAAACCGCCGTGGTCTGGGACAAGACCACGGGCAAGCCGGTGTACAACGCCATTGTCTGGCAGGACACCCGCACGCAGCCGACGGTGAACGAAATGGCGAAGGACGGCGGCCTGGACCGCTATAAGGAACGGGTGGGTCTGCCGCTGGCCACCTACTTCTCCGGCACCAAGATCAAATGGATCCTGGACAACGTGGAAGGCGCACGTGAGCGCGCCGAGGCCGGAGACCTGCTCTTCGGCAACACCGACTCCTGGATTGTCTGGAACCTCACCGGTGGCACGGAAAACGGTGTCCACATCACCGATGTGACCAACGCTTCGCGCACCCTGTTCATGAACCTTGAGACCCTGACCTGGGACGAGGAAATCCTCAAGGACTTCGGCGTGCCGATGTCCATGATGCCGGAGATCAAGTCCTCCTCCGAGGTGTACGGCACCGTCCACGGCGCGCAGCTCCTGCGCGAAACCCCCGTCGCCGGAATCCTGGGCGACCAGCAGGCCGCCACCTTCGGCCAGGCTGCCTTCAGCCAGGGTGCTGCCAAGAACACCTACGGCACCGGCTGCTTCCTGATCTTCAACACCGGTGAGGAGATCGTCCGCTCCGAGAACGGCCTGATCACCACCGTGGCGTACCAGCTGGGCGATGCCAAGCCGGTCTACGCACTGGAAGGCTCAATTGCCGTCACCGGTTCGCTGGTCCAGTGGCTGCGCGACAACCTGGGCATGATCCAGAGTGCCGCGGAGATCGAAACCCTCGCCACCGAGGTCACGGACAACGGCGGCGTGTACATTGTGCCGGCCTTCTCCGGACTGTTCGCTCCGCACTGGCGTTCCGACGCCCGCGGCGCGATCGTGGGCCTGACCCGGTTCGTCAACAAGAACCACATCGCCCGCGCCGCGCTGGAGGCCACCGCCTTCCAGACGCGCGAGGTGCTCGACGCCGTCAATGCCGACTCCGGCGTGCCGCTCACCGAGCTGCGGGTCGACGGCGGCATGGTCGCCAACGAGGCGCTCATGCAGTTCCAGGCGGACATCCTCGGCGTGGACGTGGTCCGCCCCAAGATCGTCGAGACCACGGCCCTGGGTGCCGCGTATGCAGCCGGACTGGCCGTGGGCTATTGGAACGACACCGATGAGCTGGCCATGAAGTGGGCCGAAGATACCCGCTGGACTCCGCAGATGGAGGTCAGCGAGCGTGACCGTCAGATGCGGCTGTGGTCCAAGGCCGTAACGAAGACCTTCGACTGGGTCGACGAGGACGTGCTGTAA
- a CDS encoding alpha/beta hydrolase: protein MRTKPGNSTVSGVTFARRAEERTFTVDGTLQRCWDFAPVPEGSGAANPDGDDAAGRDAAPPIFMVHGFRGDHHGLLRIVEALPGHRVLVPDLPGFGRGEPLPGPHDVGAYAGFVAAALEGGVPGLGADTVLLGHSFGSIIASKAAAERPELISELVLVNPICEPALEGPKGITSKAAELYYLSAARLPEGLGMALLQHPAIVRGMSIFMAKTRDPALRRWIHGQHRAYFSAFANRDVVLDAFRASISSTVRDTAAQLDMPVLLIAAERDDLGSVAGQRKLAALIPDAELHILPGVGHLVHYEAPAEAAALITDFLQRRHP, encoded by the coding sequence GTGCGCACCAAGCCTGGAAACAGCACGGTATCCGGCGTAACGTTCGCCCGCCGCGCGGAGGAACGGACTTTTACCGTGGACGGCACGCTCCAGCGATGCTGGGATTTTGCCCCCGTGCCGGAGGGCTCCGGAGCCGCGAATCCGGACGGAGACGACGCCGCCGGCCGGGACGCGGCTCCGCCGATCTTCATGGTCCATGGCTTCCGCGGCGACCATCACGGACTGCTGCGGATTGTCGAGGCGCTGCCCGGACACCGCGTCCTGGTCCCCGATCTGCCCGGTTTCGGACGGGGCGAGCCGCTGCCGGGACCGCACGACGTCGGAGCCTACGCCGGGTTCGTGGCAGCGGCGCTGGAGGGCGGGGTCCCGGGCCTGGGGGCCGACACCGTTCTCCTCGGGCACTCCTTCGGCTCCATCATCGCCTCCAAGGCGGCGGCGGAACGCCCGGAACTGATCAGCGAACTGGTGCTGGTGAATCCCATCTGCGAGCCGGCGCTGGAAGGGCCCAAGGGCATCACCAGCAAAGCGGCCGAACTCTACTACCTGTCCGCGGCACGCTTGCCGGAGGGGCTGGGCATGGCCCTGCTGCAGCACCCGGCCATTGTGCGGGGCATGAGCATCTTCATGGCCAAGACCCGCGACCCGGCGCTGCGGCGCTGGATCCACGGCCAGCATCGGGCCTACTTCAGCGCGTTTGCCAACCGGGATGTCGTTCTGGATGCGTTCCGGGCCTCGATTTCCTCCACCGTCCGTGACACCGCCGCGCAGTTGGACATGCCGGTGCTGCTGATCGCCGCGGAACGCGACGACCTCGGATCAGTGGCCGGTCAACGGAAGCTCGCCGCACTGATTCCGGACGCGGAGCTGCACATCCTGCCCGGCGTCGGGCATCTGGTGCATTACGAGGCTCCCGCCGAAGCGGCGGCGCTGATCACCGATTTCCTGCAGCGGAGGCACCCGTGA
- a CDS encoding ABC transporter ATP-binding protein: MASSPAIRTENLLVRRSGTAVLNGLSLTVPAGQVVGLLGPSGSGKTTLMRTVVGTQKTSGGTVTVLGNPAGSPQLRRKVGYLAQGPGVYDDLTVAENLRYFARIVGAPDTDPERVIGETGLEQQSRRLAGSLSGGQHSRVSLAVALLGAPELLVLDEPTVGLDPVLRRDLWKLFASLAERGVSLLVSSHVMDEASRCARILLLHEGRLLADMTPPELLESTGTTDADAAFLALLGAA, translated from the coding sequence ATGGCATCGTCTCCGGCAATCCGCACCGAGAACCTGTTGGTGCGGCGCAGCGGAACCGCGGTCCTGAACGGCCTGAGCCTGACCGTCCCCGCGGGGCAGGTCGTGGGCCTGCTGGGCCCCAGCGGCAGCGGCAAAACCACCCTGATGCGCACCGTCGTCGGAACGCAGAAAACCTCGGGAGGCACCGTCACCGTCCTTGGCAACCCCGCCGGCAGCCCGCAACTGCGCCGCAAGGTCGGGTATCTCGCGCAGGGGCCCGGCGTTTACGACGACCTGACGGTGGCCGAAAATCTGCGCTATTTCGCCCGCATCGTGGGAGCGCCCGACACCGACCCGGAGCGGGTGATCGGCGAAACCGGGCTGGAACAGCAATCCCGGCGCCTGGCCGGGAGCCTCAGCGGCGGCCAGCACAGCCGCGTCTCACTGGCTGTTGCCCTGCTGGGCGCGCCGGAACTGCTGGTGCTCGACGAACCGACGGTGGGACTGGATCCCGTGCTGCGGCGTGATCTGTGGAAACTGTTTGCCTCGCTGGCGGAGCGCGGCGTGAGCCTGCTGGTCAGCAGCCACGTCATGGACGAAGCCAGCCGCTGCGCCCGCATCCTGCTCCTGCACGAGGGCCGGCTGCTGGCTGACATGACGCCGCCGGAGCTGCTGGAGAGCACGGGCACCACCGATGCCGACGCCGCTTTCCTGGCCCTGCTGGGGGCGGCATGA
- a CDS encoding aldo/keto reductase codes for MEPAPKLTLNNGVYLDQVGYGTYKVPAADAAGLVTDALAAGYRHIDTAALYGNEQGVGEAIRTFTACSGVPRNEIFLTSKVWNSDQGYDRTMQAFEDSMARLGLDTLDLYLIHWPCPERRLFVETYRAMEELYREGRVRAIGVSNFQPDHLAQLMDAADVVPAVNQVELHPWLQQHRLRVVHAELGICTVAWSPLGRGAVLSDPVITAIAVELGVSPAQVILRWQVEQGNVVIPKASSPGRMAENLDVFSFKLTAGQRAAIAGLDRNQRSGSHPDEVN; via the coding sequence ATGGAACCAGCCCCCAAACTGACCCTCAATAACGGCGTTTACCTTGACCAGGTGGGCTATGGCACATACAAGGTCCCCGCCGCAGATGCAGCCGGCCTTGTCACCGACGCCCTCGCCGCCGGATACCGGCACATCGACACCGCTGCCCTGTACGGAAACGAGCAAGGTGTCGGCGAGGCTATCCGCACCTTCACGGCCTGCAGCGGCGTTCCCCGCAACGAGATTTTTCTCACGTCCAAGGTGTGGAATTCGGACCAGGGTTACGACCGAACGATGCAGGCGTTCGAGGATTCGATGGCCCGGCTGGGCCTGGACACCCTTGACCTGTACCTCATCCACTGGCCCTGCCCCGAGCGCCGGCTGTTCGTGGAGACCTATCGGGCGATGGAGGAGCTTTACCGTGAAGGCCGCGTGCGGGCCATCGGCGTATCCAACTTTCAGCCGGACCACTTGGCGCAGCTGATGGATGCCGCTGATGTCGTGCCGGCGGTCAACCAGGTCGAGCTGCATCCCTGGCTGCAGCAGCACCGGCTCCGCGTCGTGCACGCCGAGCTGGGCATATGCACGGTCGCTTGGAGCCCGCTGGGGCGCGGCGCCGTCCTGTCCGATCCGGTGATCACGGCCATCGCCGTCGAACTCGGGGTGTCTCCGGCACAGGTGATCCTGCGCTGGCAGGTGGAACAGGGAAACGTCGTGATTCCCAAGGCCAGTTCGCCCGGGCGCATGGCCGAGAACCTGGACGTCTTTTCCTTCAAGCTGACTGCGGGCCAGCGGGCCGCCATTGCCGGCCTGGACCGGAACCAGCGCTCGGGCTCGCATCCGGACGAGGTGAACTAG
- a CDS encoding NADP-dependent oxidoreductase: MTNAPQTSREIQLASRPEGWPTDENFRLAEVPVPKLEDGQILVRNRWMSVDPYMRGRMHDVKSYVPPFQVDAPLDGGAIGEVLESRSENHSAGDFVLHGLGWRDYAVLDGKRARVIDTALAPATAYLGVLGMTGLTAYAGLTKVAEFKEGDVVFVSGAAGAVGSLVGQIAKALGAKKVIGSAGSDEKVRHLLDLGFDEAFNYHDGPVKESLKKAAGADGIDVYFDNVGGDHLEAAISVMNKFGRIAMCGAISQYNTTEAPTGPRNLALAIGKELTLRGFIVGSYNQYADEFAALMSGWLSEGTVSYDETFVDGLENAPQAFIDLMKGANKGKMVVTLQA; encoded by the coding sequence ATGACGAACGCCCCTCAGACCAGCCGCGAAATCCAGCTGGCCTCCCGCCCCGAGGGCTGGCCCACCGACGAGAACTTCCGGCTTGCCGAGGTGCCCGTGCCAAAGCTCGAGGACGGCCAAATCCTGGTCCGCAACCGCTGGATGTCGGTGGACCCGTACATGCGCGGACGCATGCATGATGTGAAGTCCTATGTTCCGCCCTTCCAGGTCGATGCACCGCTGGACGGCGGCGCGATCGGTGAAGTTCTCGAGTCCCGCTCTGAAAACCACAGTGCCGGTGATTTCGTGCTGCACGGCCTGGGCTGGCGCGACTACGCCGTGCTCGACGGCAAGCGTGCCCGGGTCATCGACACGGCCCTGGCTCCGGCGACGGCTTACCTGGGGGTGCTCGGCATGACCGGGCTGACCGCCTATGCCGGACTGACCAAGGTGGCGGAATTCAAGGAAGGCGACGTCGTCTTTGTCTCGGGTGCCGCCGGCGCCGTCGGGTCCCTGGTCGGCCAGATCGCCAAGGCTCTGGGCGCCAAGAAGGTCATTGGCAGCGCCGGTTCCGATGAGAAGGTCCGGCACCTGCTGGACCTCGGTTTTGACGAGGCGTTCAACTACCACGACGGCCCGGTCAAGGAATCACTGAAAAAAGCAGCCGGTGCCGACGGCATCGACGTGTACTTCGACAACGTGGGCGGCGACCACCTCGAAGCCGCCATCTCGGTGATGAACAAGTTTGGCCGGATCGCCATGTGCGGCGCCATCTCGCAGTACAACACCACCGAGGCACCCACCGGACCGCGCAACCTGGCGCTGGCCATCGGCAAGGAACTGACCCTGCGCGGCTTTATCGTCGGCAGCTACAACCAGTACGCGGATGAGTTCGCAGCGCTGATGTCCGGCTGGCTCAGTGAAGGCACGGTCAGCTACGACGAGACCTTCGTCGACGGGCTGGAGAATGCTCCTCAGGCCTTCATCGATCTGATGAAGGGTGCCAACAAGGGCAAGATGGTCGTGACCCTGCAGGCCTAG
- a CDS encoding MarR family transcriptional regulator, translating into MSDSLHRQVCFSLYTASRAATAVYRPLLDQLGLTYPQYLVMTVLWENDGASVRDLGRSLELDSGTLSPLLKRLEAAGWVRRNRSAADERRVEVHLTDEGRALQEQALPLPQRIAEAAGLEPEELQALQETLAKVTGALQAAARTPTRDNL; encoded by the coding sequence ATGAGTGATTCCCTCCACCGCCAGGTCTGCTTCTCGCTGTACACGGCGTCCCGCGCGGCGACCGCCGTGTACCGGCCGCTGCTGGATCAGCTGGGCCTGACCTATCCGCAGTACCTCGTGATGACGGTCCTGTGGGAGAACGACGGTGCCAGCGTCCGGGACCTGGGCCGCTCGCTGGAGCTCGATTCCGGCACCCTCTCGCCCCTGCTCAAGCGCCTTGAAGCCGCCGGCTGGGTGCGCCGGAACCGCTCCGCCGCCGACGAACGCCGCGTTGAGGTTCATCTGACGGACGAGGGCCGCGCCCTGCAGGAGCAGGCGCTGCCGCTGCCGCAGCGGATTGCCGAAGCCGCGGGACTGGAACCGGAAGAGCTGCAGGCGCTGCAGGAGACACTCGCCAAGGTGACCGGGGCGCTGCAGGCAGCGGCACGGACGCCCACCAGAGACAATCTTTAA
- a CDS encoding MIP/aquaporin family protein, protein MTLGEVFLSEFAGTATLILLGCGVVANVALSKTKGNGGGFLLVNFGWGLGVFAGVFVAVQSGAHLNPAVTMGLIFNGSDLAPGVETSFASVMVYLAGQLLGAMLGAVLAWLAYKKQFDDEPDAANILGVFSTGPTIRSYGWNVVTEVIGTFVLVFVILAFGGTPNELGPLAVGLLVLAIGASLGGPTGYAINPARDLGPRIVHALLPIPNKGKSDWAYAWVPIVGPIIGGSLAGLVFNGIPMPVV, encoded by the coding sequence GTGACTCTCGGTGAGGTATTCCTCAGTGAGTTCGCAGGAACGGCAACACTCATATTGCTTGGTTGCGGCGTGGTCGCGAATGTGGCGTTGAGTAAGACGAAGGGCAACGGCGGAGGCTTCCTTCTCGTCAACTTCGGCTGGGGTCTTGGCGTTTTCGCAGGTGTCTTCGTGGCGGTTCAGTCCGGCGCTCACCTTAACCCCGCGGTAACCATGGGCCTGATCTTCAACGGCTCAGACCTGGCTCCCGGCGTGGAAACAAGTTTCGCCTCAGTCATGGTCTATCTGGCCGGGCAGCTGCTGGGCGCAATGCTCGGGGCCGTGCTGGCCTGGCTCGCGTACAAGAAGCAGTTTGACGATGAACCCGACGCGGCGAACATCCTGGGCGTGTTTTCCACCGGCCCGACGATCCGCTCCTACGGCTGGAACGTTGTTACTGAAGTCATCGGCACCTTTGTGCTGGTGTTTGTCATCCTCGCGTTCGGCGGGACCCCGAATGAGCTCGGCCCCCTCGCGGTGGGCCTTCTGGTGCTTGCGATCGGTGCCTCCCTCGGCGGCCCGACCGGCTACGCCATCAACCCCGCACGTGACCTCGGCCCGCGCATCGTCCATGCCCTGCTGCCCATCCCCAACAAGGGCAAGAGCGACTGGGCCTATGCCTGGGTGCCGATTGTCGGCCCCATCATCGGCGGCTCGCTGGCAGGTCTGGTCTTCAACGGCATTCCGATGCCCGTCGTCTAA
- a CDS encoding Hsp20/alpha crystallin family protein — protein MVFRFDPAPGLDLFDPLCGSPGAADDSDIPVDLYREGDHYIVNADLPGLDPGSLHLDVEGRLLTVSGHRTLRDLSGARWLVRDRRRGLVQRQILLGSDINAAGISARYDCGILSLYLPVDPNHRRRKIPVQYG, from the coding sequence ATGGTTTTCCGGTTCGATCCGGCACCGGGATTGGACCTCTTCGATCCGCTTTGCGGCAGCCCGGGGGCAGCCGACGACAGCGACATTCCCGTGGATCTCTACCGCGAGGGAGACCACTACATCGTGAACGCCGACCTTCCCGGCCTGGACCCCGGCTCCCTGCATCTGGACGTCGAGGGGCGGCTCCTGACCGTCAGCGGGCACCGCACCCTGCGCGACCTTTCCGGAGCCCGGTGGCTGGTCCGCGACCGCCGCCGCGGCCTCGTCCAGCGGCAGATCCTGCTGGGCAGCGACATCAATGCCGCCGGCATCAGCGCCCGCTACGACTGCGGGATCCTCAGCCTGTATCTTCCGGTGGATCCGAATCACCGCCGGCGGAAGATCCCGGTGCAGTACGGCTGA
- a CDS encoding glycosyltransferase family 1 protein: MRIAVDARFTRTDQHDGISRYGASLIEALAENGGSAEKAQVLMLISDERQLALLPDLPWVKLNSPLYPAELLVAFRVNRLGADVVVSPMQTMGSWGRKYPLILTLHDLIYYSNPTPPGFLPLPVRALWRLYHLAYWPQRRLLNRADVVATISETTRSLMARHRLTKRPVRIVGNAPQPGATVRNPAQAPEKTLLYMGSFMPYKNVETVVRGMAHLPGYTLHLLSRISPERRRELGALVPDGSEVVFHNGVSEEEYAELLRSATALVTLSRAEGYGLPMIEAMAAGTPVVASDIPIFREVSGGAALLTDPDSPEAFAAAVRELSEPDRWRRISEAGLRRAAEYSWETSAAQLLDAAAESVRLFGERRPASR; encoded by the coding sequence CTGCGCATCGCAGTGGACGCCCGGTTCACCCGGACCGACCAGCACGACGGCATCAGCCGGTACGGCGCCTCCCTGATCGAGGCTCTCGCCGAAAATGGGGGCTCCGCTGAAAAGGCGCAGGTGCTGATGCTGATTTCCGACGAGCGGCAGCTGGCGCTGCTGCCGGATCTCCCCTGGGTCAAGCTCAACAGCCCCCTCTACCCCGCCGAGCTGCTGGTCGCCTTCCGCGTCAACCGGCTGGGCGCCGACGTCGTCGTCTCACCTATGCAGACCATGGGCAGCTGGGGGCGGAAGTATCCGCTGATCCTGACCCTGCATGACCTGATCTATTACTCGAATCCGACGCCGCCCGGTTTCCTGCCGCTGCCCGTGCGGGCTTTGTGGCGGCTCTATCACCTGGCGTACTGGCCGCAGCGGCGTCTGCTGAACCGGGCCGACGTCGTCGCCACCATCAGCGAAACCACCCGCTCGCTGATGGCCCGGCACCGGCTGACCAAACGTCCCGTGCGCATCGTCGGGAACGCGCCGCAGCCGGGCGCTACCGTCCGGAATCCTGCACAGGCGCCGGAAAAGACGCTGCTCTACATGGGCTCGTTCATGCCGTACAAAAACGTGGAAACAGTGGTGCGCGGCATGGCGCATCTGCCCGGCTACACGCTGCACCTGCTCAGCCGGATTTCCCCGGAACGGCGGCGCGAACTCGGCGCGCTGGTGCCTGACGGCAGCGAGGTGGTGTTCCACAACGGCGTTTCCGAAGAGGAATACGCGGAGCTGCTGCGCTCGGCCACCGCACTGGTGACGCTGTCCCGGGCGGAGGGCTACGGCCTGCCGATGATCGAGGCAATGGCAGCCGGCACCCCGGTGGTGGCCAGCGACATTCCGATCTTCCGCGAGGTCTCCGGCGGAGCGGCCCTGCTGACGGATCCGGACAGCCCGGAGGCGTTTGCCGCCGCTGTCCGCGAGCTGTCCGAGCCGGATCGCTGGCGCCGGATCTCCGAGGCGGGACTGCGCCGGGCGGCGGAGTATTCCTGGGAGACCTCGGCGGCCCAGCTGCTGGACGCTGCCGCCGAATCGGTGCGGCTGTTCGGGGAGCGCCGGCCGGCCTCCCGCTAG
- a CDS encoding ABC transporter permease produces MNPGLALATALRVLTQIRHDPRTVLLLLLVPSLLIGLLSWIFENTGVFQSVGPALLGLFPFVVMFLVTSITTLRERRSGTLERLMTLPLGKFDFITGYTLAFGLLGTLQSLIACAYAVWICGLEVAGNTWLLLAVAVLDAVLGATLGLFASAFAASEFQVIQFMPALVFPQILLGGIFIPRPQMPDALEAVSDWLPLSHAVEALNLVSGGTGSTAEILREIGILAAFAVAFVVLGAITLRRRTP; encoded by the coding sequence ATGAATCCGGGCCTTGCCCTGGCCACGGCGCTGCGGGTGCTGACGCAGATCCGGCATGACCCGCGGACGGTGCTGCTGCTCCTGCTGGTTCCCAGCCTGCTGATCGGGCTGCTCTCCTGGATCTTCGAAAACACCGGCGTTTTCCAATCCGTTGGCCCGGCGCTGCTGGGCCTGTTTCCGTTTGTGGTGATGTTCCTCGTCACCAGCATCACGACACTGCGGGAACGGCGCTCGGGCACATTGGAGCGGCTGATGACCCTGCCCCTGGGGAAGTTCGATTTCATCACCGGCTACACCCTCGCCTTCGGCCTGCTGGGAACGCTCCAGTCCCTCATCGCCTGTGCCTATGCCGTCTGGATCTGCGGACTCGAGGTCGCCGGCAACACCTGGCTGCTGCTGGCGGTGGCGGTGCTCGATGCCGTGCTGGGAGCCACCCTGGGCCTGTTTGCCTCGGCCTTTGCCGCCTCGGAATTCCAGGTCATCCAGTTCATGCCCGCCCTGGTCTTTCCGCAGATCCTGCTGGGCGGAATCTTCATTCCGCGCCCCCAGATGCCGGACGCGCTGGAGGCGGTCTCGGACTGGCTGCCGCTGTCCCACGCCGTGGAAGCCCTCAACCTGGTTTCCGGCGGCACCGGATCCACGGCGGAGATCCTGCGCGAAATCGGCATCCTGGCGGCTTTCGCCGTCGCCTTCGTGGTGCTGGGAGCGATAACGCTGCGCCGCCGAACTCCCTGA